A genomic window from Silene latifolia isolate original U9 population chromosome 11, ASM4854445v1, whole genome shotgun sequence includes:
- the LOC141614007 gene encoding putative mitochondrial protein AtMg00310 produces the protein MFVLPKGIIKRIEAVCRNFLWDNSADYRRAPLVGWDTICRPKEEGGLGIKDQEFWNKAMVGRLVDWVATQRDSIWVNWVQSNYLKGQEWMEYNPSSNSSWVWRRICKVKEEMRNGYVNGEWSVQPGGYSPAGCYDWFRGTRPRIQWDKAVWNGWTIPKHQFMGWMVAHKALNTVERLGRFGVIIEEKCYLCGIADETIEHLFCECPYSRRVVLELNRNTAWTFLSGFG, from the coding sequence ATGTTTGTTCTCCCCAAAGGAATCATCAAAAGGATTGAAGCAGTTTGTAGGAATTTCCTCTGGGATAACTCAGCAGACTACAGGAGGGCTCCCCTAGTGGGATGGGACACAATTTGCAGACCTAAGGAGGAAGGTGGTTTGGGGATCAAAGACCAGGAATTTTGGAACAAGGCAATGGTAGGAAGACTGGTGGACTGGGTTGCTACACAAAGAGACTCTATCTGGGTTAACTGGGTGCAAAGTAACTATCTTAAGGGTCAGGAGTGGATGGAATACAACCCTAGTTCGAACTCAAGTTGGGTATGGAGGAGAATATGCAAGGTTAAGGAAGAAATGAGGAATGGTTATGTCAATGGAGAGTGGAGTGTTCAACCAGGAGGGTACTCTCCTGCTGGTTGCTATGACTGGTTCAGAGGTACAAGGCCAAGAATTCAGTGGGATAAGGCAGTTTGGAATGGATGGACAATCCCTAAACATCAATTTATGGGATGGATGGTTGCTCATAAGGCACTGAATACAGTAGAGAGGCTAGGCAGGTTTGGGGTAATCATTGAGGAGAAATGCTACCTGTGTGGCATAGCTGATGAAACAATTGAGCACTTGTTCTGTGAGTGCCCTTACAGTAGAAGAGTGGTGTTGGAGCTGAACAGGAACACTGCCTGGACATTCCTATCGGGATTTGGTTGA